In Ipomoea triloba cultivar NCNSP0323 chromosome 15, ASM357664v1, one genomic interval encodes:
- the LOC116006391 gene encoding L-gulonolactone oxidase 3 — MSSMAANHRRGAGGVSPAIILWCLANAVMMISIAVAMPPQNPLQCNATGCTLYNSYGVWGDRKVCRSPRAVFPTTEEELTAAVADANRKKEKIKVVTRFSHSIPKLGCPTNGVDTVFISTERYNSTIEVDVANRAVTADAGVGLRALIDRVEGEGLSLVASPYWEGVTVAGVVSTGAHGSSWWGKGGAVHEHVIGISLVVPATAAEGYAKVVSLTAEDPLFNAAKVSLGLLGVISKVTLSLEPAFKRSITFNFTNDSGLENEYIEHAKKHEFGDLQWYPSKNIAVYRYDDRVPLNTPGDGVNDFIGFQSNLVLLTKTIRATEKAFEKRRDFKGKCMSATTFMAAKTLMANGLKNNGVLFTGYPVVGRQGKMQTSGSCLYTSPSDSLSSCAWDPRINGLFFYETTAVIPAANFGDFIRDVKKLRDAVKPESFCGADLYNGFLIRYVKASAGYLAPPVDSVVVDINYYRADDAVTPRLSQDIWEEVEQLAFFKHGARPHWGKNRDVAFVGVQGKYPGFAKFVAAKKELDPDNVFSGEWLDEVVFGKGGSGVKGDGCALEGLCVCSEDRHCSPSNGYFCRPGVVYKDARVCTYLGTNSIS; from the exons ATGTCATCCATGGCGGCGAACCATCGCCGCGGCGCCGGCGGTGTGTCTCCGGCGATCATCCTCTGGTGTTTGGCGAATGCGGTAATGATGATCTCAATCGCGGTGGCGATGCCGCCTCAGAACCCTCTCCAATGCAACGCGACGGGGTGTACGCTTTACAATTCTTACGGCGTGTGGGGCGACCGGAAGGTGTGCCGGTCGCCGAGAGCGGTGTTTCCGACGACGGAGGAGGAGCTCACGGCGGCGGTGGCGGATGCGAACCGGAAGAAAGAGAAGATAAAAGTGGTGACGAGGTTTTCGCACAGTATTCCTAAGTTGGGTTGCCCCACCAATGGTGTCGATACGGTCTTCATTAGCACTGAAAG GTACAACTCAACTATCGAGGTGGACGTGGCGAATCGGGCGGTGACGGCGGACGCGGGGGTGGGGCTGAGGGCACTGATTGACAGGGTGGAAGGGGAGGGGCTGAGCTTGGTGGCGTCGCCGTATTGGGAGGGCGTGACGGTGGCCGGAGTTGTGAGCACGGGGGCGCACGGCAGCTCGTGGTGGGGCAAGGGCGGAGCGGTCCATGAGCACGTGATTGGGATCAGCCTTGTCGTCCCGGCCACGGCGGCAGAAGGGTATGCAAAAGTGGTGAGCCTCACGGCGGAGGACCCTCTCTTCAACGCCGCAAAAGTCTCTTTGGGATTGCTCGGCGTTATTTCTAAG gTGACATTATCATTGGAGCCAGCATTCAAACGTAGCATTACCTTCAATTTCACAAATGATAGCGGTCTTGAGAATGAGTACATTGAGCATGCAAAGAAGCATGAATTTGGAGACCTTCAATGGTACCCTTCCAAAAACATTGCCGTCTATAGATACGATGATAGAGTTCCCTTAAACACACCCGGAGATGGCGTCAATGATTTCATAGGTTTTCAATCAAACCTTGTTCTACTTACCAAGACCATCCGAGCCACAg AAAAAGCGTTCGAAAAGAGAAGAGATTTCAAAGGAAAATGCATGTCGGCGACCACATTCATGGCGGCCAAGACACTAATGGCAAACGGATTAAAAAACAACGGCGTCCTCTTCACCGGATATCCGGTGGTGGGCCGACAAGGCAAAATGCAAACCTCGGGATCATGTCTCTACACGTCGCCGTCCGACAGCCTCAGCTCCTGCGCGTGGGACCCTCGGATCAACGGCCTCTTCTTCTACGAAACCACCGCCGTAATCCCCGCCGCCAACTTCGGGGACTTCATACGCGACGTCAAGAAGCTGCGCGACGCGGTGAAGCCCGAGAGCTTCTGCGGCGCGGACCTGTACAACGGCTTCCTCATACGCTACGTGAAGGCGTCGGCGGGGTACCTGGCCCCGCCGGTGGATTCCGTCGTGGTGGATATTAACTACTACCGCGCCGACGACGCCGTGACGCCGAGGCTGAGCCAGGATATATGGGAGGAGGTGGAGCAGCTGGCGTTCTTCAAGCACGGCGCCAG GCCGCATTGGGGGAAGAATCGGGACGTGGCGTTCGTCGGCGTGCAGGGGAAATACCCAGGTTTTGCCAAGTTCGTGGCGGCCAAGAAGGAATTGGATCCCGACAACGTGTTTTCCGGGGAGTGGTTGGACGAGGTAGTGTTTGGGAAGGGCGGCAGCGGCGTTAAAGGAGACGGTTGTGCGTTGGAGGGACTGTGCGTGTGTTCGGAAGACCGACATTGCAGCCCTTCCAACGGCTACTTTTGCCGGCCGGGAGTTGTGTACAAGGATGCTCGTGTCTGTACCTATTTGGGAACAAACTCCATTTCTTGA
- the LOC116007089 gene encoding probable beta-1,4-xylosyltransferase IRX9H: MASIRRTLSPVPRPGSPMNGEACTVASSPLSKSSLSNQNHAPPSAVLPSSIGSLDYALYKAQNFVLGLLSHRSSRPLERSKLRGQIWRRSLLHYFLCFVVGVFIGFTPFLSPNLSVNHVSKNQAFSFENLQIDDDRISNLTSRVENSVAVDNSTVESHAENSKLIGGIESIDSDVHFNQSIDQDLAMDFHKLLIVVIPIEPRPFQAYYLNRLAHTLKLVPPPLLWIVVEMTSQSAETADTLRRTGVMYRHLVCSKNLTEVKDRSVHMRNVALSHIETHHLDGIVYFADDDKTYSLDLFEQMREIRRFGTWAMPRMAENNRQVILEGPICKGSQVLGWHTNDRKKRLRRFQAEMSGFAFNSTILWDPKRWHRPTLEPIRQIDTVKDGFQATAFIEQIVEDESQMEGIPMNCSRIMVWQFDTEFLQPYAFIKNHSSIITSLV, translated from the exons ATGGCTTCAATTAGAAGAACATTGTCCCCCGTGCCTAGGCCGGGAAGTCCTATGAATGGGGAAGCTTGCACAGTTGCTTCTTCTCCGTTGTCCAAGTCGTCGTTGAGTAATCAAAATCACGCGCCACCTAGTGCGGTGTTGCCATCTTCAATTGGTTCGTTGGATTATGCGTTGTACAAAGCCCAGAATTTTGTGCTCGGGCTTCTCTCGCATAGATCTTCGAGGCCCTTGGAAAGGTCAAAGTTAAGGGGACAAATTTGGAGGAGATCTCTTCTGCATTACTTcttatgctttgttgttgggGTCTTTATTGGCTTTACCCCGTTTCTTTCTCCGAATTTGTCCGTGAACCATGTATCCAAGAATCAAGCTTTCTCTTTCGAAAACCTCCAAATCGACGATGACAGGATCAGTAATTTGACATCAAGAGTTGAGAATTCAGTGGCGGTGGATAATTCTACAGTGGAATCACATGCAGAAAATAGTAAATTGATAGGTGGAATCGAGTCAATCGACAGTGATGTCCATTTTAACCAATCAATAGACCAAGATCTCGCAATGGACTTCCATAAACTTTTAATCGTTGTGATCCCAATCGAGCCTCGTCCCTTCCAAGCATATTACCTGAACCGTCTAGCGCATACATTGAAATTGGTCCCGCCTCCTTTGTTGTGGATAGTCGTGGAGATGACCTCGCAATCTGCGGAAACAGCTGATACGTTGAGGAGAACGGGAGTTATGTACAGGCATCTGGTATGCAGTAAGAACTTAACGGAAGTAAAAGACCGAAGTGTACACATGAGGAATGTGGCACTCTCCCACATAGAGACACACCATCTTGATGGGATTGTTTACTTTGCAGATGATGATAAGACATATTCTCTTGACCTCTTCGAGCAAATGAGAGAGATCAG GCGATTTGGGACATGGGCAATGCCAAGAATGGCGGAAAATAACAGGCAAGTTATCTTGGAAGGTCCTATCTGCAAAGGTTCGCAGGTCTTAGGGTGGCACACAAATGATAGGAAGAAACGATTACGGAGATTCCAAGCTGAAATGTCGGGATTTGCCTTCAATAGTACTATTCTTTGGGATCCTAAGCGGTGGCACAGACCTACACTCGAACCTATTAGACAGATTGATACTGTGAAAGACGGTTTCCAA GCAACCGCATTTATTGAACAAATAGTGGAAGACGAAAGCCAAATGGAGGGCATTCCAATGAATTGCTCGAGGATCATGGTTTGGCAATTTGACACGGAATTTTTGCAACCCTACGCTTTCATAAAGAACCATTCCAGCATTATAACTTCCCTCGTATGA
- the LOC116005483 gene encoding U11/U12 small nuclear ribonucleoprotein 59 kDa protein — translation MMNPVAPSPYTGAAPPPQPPALSPFPPPSAAFWNAANVHDRLKELHDTINLAEALKTELEVIIRANNVTGNSEGSATSDASVDSFSRFLCVNNINLKCQELLSLEAANASISTLRAQLEPFRIVADESSPWEEKSAALRLSNKLDKYKRNKLWRKRKRKRVAEKLAMERDRFEQADKEADEWRAREIAKDAANQKVQKMKEIAKRKEKEERRKLESELELALMVEKLQELRSIRIQKLKKQGRFLPEEDDKFLERVKAAVEEEERQAMAAAGTGAAKDAIANAEESRKATQSYKPDSKDAKDEKEHGNNDVKDKTTSSSEKEHGNNGGGGSSAYDSVSNLPMEFYHYYYGSNHDMGTLIEVRRTWDSYIRPGGSRIPGHWVQPPPPADEIWASCLVKP, via the exons ATGATGAATCCGGTAGCTCCATCTCCATATACCGGCGCAGCGCCACCTCCGCAGCCTCCCGCCTTGTCGCCGTTCCCACCACCATCCGCTGCTTTCTGGAACGCTGCAAATGTGCACGATCGTCTCAAAGAGTTACACGACACTATCAACCTTGCTGAAGCTTT GAAAACAGAGCTGGAGGTGATAATTAGGGCGAACAATGTAACGGGGAATTCTGAGGGTTCGGCCACGAGCGATGCGTCCGTTGATAGCTTTTCCAGGTTTCTATGCGTTAATAATATCAATTTGAAATGCCAGGAATTGCTTTCTCTGGAAGCGGCGAATGCATCGATATCGACGTTGAGAGCTCAGCTCGAGCCGTTTAGGATTGTTGCCGATGAGTCGAGTCCATGGGAAGAAAAATCCGCAGCTCTGAGATTATCTAATAAACTGGACAAGTACAAAAGGAACAAACTATGGAGGAAAAGGAAGAGGAAACGTGTTGCAGAGAAGCTGGCAATG GAGAGAGATCGATTCGAGCAAGCTGATAAAGAGGCTGATGAGTGGAGGGCTAGGGAGATAGCAAAAGATGCTGCTAATCAAAAG GTTCAAAAGATGAAGGAGATAGCAAAGCgaaaagaaaaagaggagaGAAGAAAATTAGAATCTGAG CTTGAGCTGGCATTGATGGTGGAGAAGTTGCAGGAATTACGCTCCATCAGGATTCAAAAGTTAAAAAAACAAG GACGGTTTCTCCCCGAGGAGGATGACAAGTTTCTCGAAAGAGTTAAAGCTGCAGTTGAGGAAGAGGAACGGCAAGCAATGGCTGCAGCAGGCACAGGTGCTGCAAAGGACGCCATAGCAAACGCTGAAGAGTCCCGAAAAGCCACTCAAAGTTATAAGCCAGATTCTAAAGATGCTAAAGATGAGAAGGAACATGGGAACAATGATGTCAAAGATAAAACAACCTCTTCCTCAGAGAAGGAACATGGGAACAATGGAGGTGGAGGCAGCAGTGCCTATGATTCTGTTTCAAATTTACCAATGGAATTTTATCATTACTATTATGGCAGTAATCACGATATGGGCACGCTCATCGAGGTTCGACGAACATGGGATTCTTACATAAGGCCCGGTGGAAGCCGGATCCCCGGGCACTGGGTCCAGCCACCACCTCCTGCAGATGAAATATGGGCATCCTGCCTGGTGAAACCTTAG